A region of the Clostridium estertheticum subsp. estertheticum genome:
AAGAAAACCTCTTGATTTCTGACCACAAAAATTGATTACTTGAATTAATAATAATAATTTATATATTTTATTATATTTTCCTGATAAGTCCTTATTTAGAGCATAAAGTAATATAAATGGGATTACAATTAAAGTATATCCCAGCATAAAATTGCTACCTAGGACACCATAAAGATGCTGATTATTGTGCCTGAAAATCAGATTATATATTGTAACTATTATATCTGGTATTGATGATAATGTAACTCCCACACATAAATAAAACAATATATCTTTGTAAAACTCTTTATTGTTTTTCTTATAACAAAGCATTCCAATGCTATAAGTCATCACTGTAACCATACTTAGTATCACTAGTTTAAACGCTTCTAAAACATGAATACTTCTAACCGATGACATCACCGCGAGTATTAACAATATAACATAGATCACACTTATCTTTTTATATTTTATTGTAAGTCTTGAAAAATCAAATTCGCCCCTTTTATATCCACGAATCATAGGGATTAAATATATAGCAAAGTAAACTATATATAAGACTTGACCTATTTGATCCATATTCAACCTATGCATAATATAAAACACCATAGGTATTATGGGCATTGATATAGCGTAAATTTTACTTGCTGTAATAAAATCCTTAAACATTAAAATAAGACTACAAATTACAAATAGGGTTACAAATATACTACTTAGGAACATAAGTATATTTGATGTACCAATCTTTATAAATAGTCCTAATTCTATAACCACATATAACCCTAGAATTATATACATATTTTTCTTCAAATAATTAAAATAACCTTTAAGCTCTTCAATAAATTCCATTTTCGTCCTCCAATATACTTTTCTCGTATTTTAAAATTATATTTTCTCCACTAGTAACATCACAATTGCAAGTTTTAATATAATCATAAAACCACTGAAATATATCTCTAGAATGAATATTATATTCCTTTGAAATTGCAGAATTATGCCACAATAAAACAAAAATACCATTATGAATCTCAACCTTTTGAATCAATTCCTTAATATACTTTATGGACTCTTCAAAATCTAAGTGCATGTATTGCATTAAAGATCCATCCATAACTATTAAAGGTATTTCCCATATGTCCATAATTCGGTCATTAGCTAAGTCATATGGTTTATAAGGAAGACAGTACCCCACCTTAAACCCTGCTTTATCTGGAAAACATAAAGTTGTATCATAGTTTATACCATTTTTTTCTTGAATAGCCCAAGTTTTTTGAGCGTTAAAACTTAAATAATGCTGCCGAATCCCTATTTTATCAGTCTTATTAAATTCTTTTTTAAATATTGAAAGTTCCTTATTAAATAAAGATTCATCAGACGCCGTACCAAGCCCTGGATGGAACCCAATTTCACTGTTACCTTGAACTACTTCTTTTATGATCTCTTTAACTTTTTTATTTCTAGGGCTATAGCCTTTACCATTTGTCATAAAATAAAAACTAGAATTATACCCCTTATCTTTTTCCATTTTTAGAATCATATCAAAAGTATCACAAGGATCCTCCTGTATTTTAAACAAATTTGTAGCTACATACCCCTTTATCCTTTTTACAACATCTAATGGCCTTTTGTCTATCAATAAAACACTTAGTTGAAGTCTTACCTCACGCCGAAAGCTAAAGTATTTACTTACCACATCAACATCATGTGACAATAATACTTGAAATTTTTTATCCACCCATAAATTTTTCTTTTTAATGTTTAAATTATAGCAGATATTTAATGTATCGACAAACCATTGAATACTTTCGTTAACTACAGGCCTATTAAGCAACTCATTTTTATACAATATACTTTTTTCAATGTTAAACCTACCATATTTATCATACTCATCTATTATATATTCCTCATAGCAAGTTAAAAAGAAAAAGCTCATTTGAATAATATCTATGTTAATAATAATTTGATCTTTTATTTTTTTCTTAAAATAATTTTCGCCTTTATTATTAAAAAATACAGGTAATCCTTCATAGAATAAAACATCTGTAGGAATAGATTTTAAAGTCAAATAATCTTGTGAAAATAAAGGACCTTCTAATAATACCACATGTTCATCATCAGTAGTGCCCGTATTGCCATAAGATATTATTAAATCAAATTCCTGCTTTAAATACTTAAAATCTCTTGAGCTTATTACGAATACCTCTATATCATAATCCTGGAATATAGTGTTTACGACATATTCTATTTGATTCTTAAAACCTTCATTAGAATATATAAATGCTATTTTTTTCATTTAAAGACACCCATCTCTCCAATTTCTACTATATATAATAATTATTTCTCTTTTTTAAATTTTTTAATAATTATTAACGTAACGTACTACATTATAATATTACTATTTATTAACATTTTCAAGTGTTTTATATGTATCGTTCATGATTTTTGCATTTTCACACCAATTATACTTCTCCAGCACTAGTTTTCTCGCATTTTTCGAAAATTCCTTCATTTGCTCTTCATTTTCGATTATTTTCATAAGTTTTAACTCTATATCCTCGCTATTTTTTTGCTTTATTACAAAACCGTTATAGTTGTTAATAATTATCTCTTTTAATCCGCCTACTTCCGTAGCAATTATTGGTCGTCCACAAGCACAAGCCTCAACAGCCGAAACTCCAAAACTTTCACTTAAGGATGGCAGACATACTATATCCATCATATTTATGTATTCTGGTACTTTTTCATTATCTATTTGTCCCGCAAATGTAACATTAGAATTTATATCTAATTTATTTACTAAAGTTTCAAGTTTCATTCTTTGAGTCCCATCTCCAACAATTAAAAGTCTTAACTCTTTGGTTCCACGATATTTTCGTAAAAGAAGCGCAAATCCTTCAATAAGATAATTTAATCCGTATATTTTTTCTAATCCCTTAATTACACCAATGGTAATATTGTTACTATTTAGTATGGGTATGTTACATTTAAATTTATCTATATCTACACCAAATGGGGTTATTATAATTTCTTTCTTATAATATTTTTTTGTTTCATCAGCCATATTATGACTGGTAGAACATACTTTGTCCGCACCCTTCAATATGTATTTAAGTAACAATTCTTTTGCTTTATTTTTTTTAGGAAACTCATACACATCACTACCCCAAACGGATATTACAAAAGGATGAAAATTACACATTCTCCCGTAAAGCCCATAGCTAGTAGCATAATGACTATGTAATATATCTGGATTAATGTATTTAACTAGTTTTTTAACATCTTTAATTAATAAAAAATAACCTAGTTTATTTGTAGAACTACTTCTTAGCACATGCACATATACATTGCTTTCATACGCATAATCTGCTTCCCGCATTGAAATTATATGTATTTCCTTGTAAATATTAGAAAAATACTTAACCCATTTTCTAGTATGTATACTATGTGCATCTGCTAAGAAACAAATTTTGTCCATAGATTTCCTCCTATACTTTTACTATTTAAGTGTAATTTAAATCTTAGAGAATTAATTAATAACTGCTAATTGCTCATTCTTAATTGTTTGTCAAATGTTACTAAAGTCAGTTTTCTATAACATTTATTATCCTCTCTGTTACTTTTCCATCCAATTTGTAAAAATTTTCATGGATATAATTTTGAATATCTTTATTTAGCGGCATTTCCTCTTTATTAATTTTAACCATGTATTCTAAAAGCTCATTTTCATCCTTAACTCCAAATGATACACCATCTTTAACAAATCCACCGTTATCATTATATTTAGGAAGCAATATACATATAGAAGGTTTATTCATAAGCGCCGCTTCTACAACTACTGTTGAATGAACACTTATTACCAAATCGCTCCATTTAATTAATTCGTATAAATCTCCATCCTTTATCATCTTACAGTTTTTAATTTGAAATTTCTCAACAACTTTTTCATAAAATTCAAAACTTAAATCTGCTGGATGAAGTTTTATAATTAATTCATAATCATCCTTCATCAAACTCAATGCTTTAAATAACATTAAAGTAGCAGGTTCTAGTAGATCCCTAAATGGTTGTGTGGCATATAATATTTTCAGTGATCCACTTTTTTTATCAATTTTTAAATATCCACTTTGAACTAGATGGTCTGTTCTTACCTGCCCAACAACATTAATATTCTTTTCATTGTATACATTTGTATGAGAAATCAATAATTCTTTAAACTTATCTCCCCATAAGAATGTATGTTTTGGAACTAACAACTCTTTGAATTTTGAAGTAATTATATAAGTAGATGCAGTATCATTAATTATTCCATGTTGCACAGCATAGGTGCCTATTTTGAGTCTATTGCCTGCTGCTATAAAACATCGTGCTCTGTCTCCCTCACCAACTACTAAGCATTTTTTAATCTTAAATTTTTTAATGATTTTCTCAGCTAATATTAGTTCATATAAATATGAATAATAGTTTTTTCTAACATCCTTTAATATATATTTCAACATAATGTTTCTAAGATCCAATTTATTAAAATGGAAATCAAATTTATCTATATAAATTAAATTATCAACTACTAAACTATTATTTACATTTTTTTTAGCAGTAAGCCTCTTGTAAATCACAAATAATTCAAATGGCACAAAATTTTCATGATAATTTCTAGTTTTATCTATGATATATTTATTGTTTAAATTTTGAATATTTAAAATATTATAGGTTTTTTTCAGCTTTTCAATAACGCCACCTAATTGAGTATCGTAATACTCATTTTCATTCCCTTTTATTGGGTTTAAATCTGCCGCACGTGACATAACCAAAAATGACTCTTTATAATTTTTTTTATTCAATAATGAGTTATTTAATAAAAATTTACAATAACTTCCTATTCCCCTAATAAACCGTCTAAGTAGTTTGCCTTTATTTATGGCTGGAATGTTCTTTTTATTATCAATTTTCTCACATTTAATGTTGAATACCTCTGCGCAAACCTTTGCCATAATGTCGTCATCTGTTTGTACTTCTAATTCTTCACTTATTTTATCCTGCGTATTTCTTATAACCATAATACAAAAAATGAAACCATTCAACTTTCTGTATATGCTAGGTCTATCAAAAATATATAATGGCACATTATCGTATAAATATAATTCTTCTAATTTTAACCCGTTAACATTTTGATTTTCCAAGTAAGTCAAATAACCAAAAGCTTCTTTTTCTGTATTAGTTTTTTCTATGTGTTCAAATAAATCCAGAATTTGACCATCTACTATTAATTCTTTTTTTTGCGCGGTATATATTAATTTAACCATTAAACTCCATCCTAATTTTTCGACTTATCCGTTTTTACAATTATTGGTTGTACGATCAACCCCTACCCTATAATCGAAAATTTAATTAAAGCGTGTCTATTTATTTAATTTTACCTCAAAGTTTATTTTAACATTTTAACAAATGTATATATCTCACAAGATTCATTTTGAAAAAATGTTCTGCCTTAACTCTTCTTTAGTTTTCTATAATATCTACTATCCTCTTCGTTACTTTTCCATCTACCATATAGAAATTTTCCTGAATATAATTTTGAATGTTTAAGTTTAGTGTTATATGCTCTAAATTAATTTTAACCATATAAGCTAAAAGTTCATTTTCATCCTTAACTCCAAAGGATAACCCATCTTTAACAAAACCTCCAGCATCATTATATTTGGGAAGTAATATACATATAGAAGGTTTATTCATAAGAGCTGCTTCTACAACTACTGTTGAATGTACACTTATTATCAAATCACTCCATTTAATTAATTCGTACAAATCCCCATCCTTCATTACTTTACAGTTTTTAATGTGAAACTTTTCTACCATATCTTCATAAAACTCAAAACATAAATCTCCAGGATGAAGTTTTATAATTAATTCATAATCTTCCTTCATTAAAGTTAATGCCTTAAATAGCATTAAAGTAGCAGGTTCTAGTAAATCTCTAAAATGTTGAGTGGCATAAAATATTTTCAGAGGGCCACTTCTTTTAGAACTTTTCAAATATCCATTTTGAACTAAATGGTCTGTTCTTACTTGGCCTACTACATTAATATTTTCTTTTTTATATATATTTGTATGTCCTATTAGTAACTCCTTATATTTTTCACCCCATACAAAGGTGTTTTTAGCCACTAAAACTGCTTTATAGTTTGAATTTATAATATATGGTGAGGATGTTTCATTTATTATGCCATGTTGAATCGCATAGGTATCTACATTCAACTTATTTCCTGCAGCTATAAAACATCTTCCTCTGTCCCCTTCTCCTGCTATTAAACATTTTTTAATTTTAAATTTATTAATAAGTTTCTCGGCTACTAAAAATTCATGTAAATAAGAAATATAACTTTTTCTTAAGTCCTTCATTACGAAATCTAAAAGTATACTTTTAAGATCAAGTTCATGAAAATGAAAATCCAATTTTTCTAAATAACTTAAATTATCTACTAACAAATTATTATCTACAAACTTTCTAGCCTTAAGCTTTTTATAAAAGACAAGCAATTCAAAAGGTACAAAATCTTCATTACAATTCAATGTTTTATCTATGACGTACTTATTATTTAGTAGTTGGAAATTTAATATATTATAATTTGCTTTTAATTCCTCTATAACCATTCCTAATTGAGTATCACAATAGCCCATACTATTACCCTTAACAAGATTTAAATCTAAAGCATGGGAGATAACCAAAAATGTACTCTTATCATTTTTCTTTTTTAATATGGCATATTTGAATATAAATCTACAATAATTTTTTATACCTCTAGTTAACCTTCTAAATAATTTAACTTTACTTACAGCTTCAACATTTTTTTCAGTATAGACTTTCTCACATTTAAGATTGAATATCTCTAAACAAACCTTTTCCATAAAATCATCATCTGTTTTAACCGTTAATTCTTCATTTATTTTATCTTGTGTCTTTTTTATGATGATAATACAGAAAACTAAACCATTTAATTTTCTATATATGGTAGGTCTATTAAAAATATATAGCGGTATATTGTCATATAAATACATATCCTCTAATTTTAGCCCATTAACTTTTTGATTTTCCAAGTAAGTTAAATATTTGAAAGCTTCCTCTTCAACTTTTATATTTCCTATATATTCAAATAATTCTATACTCTTACCATCTATTATCAATTCTTTTTTCTGTGCTGTATAAATTAGTTTAACCATTAAATTCCATCCTACTTTTTAAATTTATTTTTTTACTAATTTTCTACTAATCTTTTGAATCTGATAACCTAATACAATTAATGTTACTATCAATATTCCATATCTTAAAATCAAATTGTTTTTAACTATATAAAACATAACACTGCTTAATACTATTGATATAATACCATACGCAAAAGGCTTAAAATTATATATTCTTACATCAAATATACGTAAGGATATAAAATAATGATATAAAAACAATATAATATATGATATTATTGTTGTCCAAGTAGCTGCAACAGCACCATACCTTGGTATCATGATATAATTTAATACAACATTTGTTAAAGCTGCAATAAGTGTTCCCAGTGAGAGTAATTTTGTATTTTTAGTATAAAACTCAAGATTAGCTGGAATGCTGTATAAAAACTGAAAATAATATCCAACCATTATTAATGGCACATAATCTAACCCTTGATAAAAATCTTTTGTTCCCATTAGCTTTCCTATTTCAGGTGATATAAATATTAACACAAATCCCATGACAGAAAATAATGCAATATAATATTTAATCTTTAATCTTATATCATCATAATTTTTTTCTTTCATATTTTCATAAAACCAGGGCACCCAAGCTTTGTTAGAAGCAAGCCACACAATGTACATTATCATGCCTATTTTATATGC
Encoded here:
- a CDS encoding CDP-glycerol glycerophosphotransferase family protein: MVKLIYTAQKKELIVDGQILDLFEHIEKTNTEKEAFGYLTYLENQNVNGLKLEELYLYDNVPLYIFDRPSIYRKLNGFIFCIMVIRNTQDKISEELEVQTDDDIMAKVCAEVFNIKCEKIDNKKNIPAINKGKLLRRFIRGIGSYCKFLLNNSLLNKKNYKESFLVMSRAADLNPIKGNENEYYDTQLGGVIEKLKKTYNILNIQNLNNKYIIDKTRNYHENFVPFELFVIYKRLTAKKNVNNSLVVDNLIYIDKFDFHFNKLDLRNIMLKYILKDVRKNYYSYLYELILAEKIIKKFKIKKCLVVGEGDRARCFIAAGNRLKIGTYAVQHGIINDTASTYIITSKFKELLVPKHTFLWGDKFKELLISHTNVYNEKNINVVGQVRTDHLVQSGYLKIDKKSGSLKILYATQPFRDLLEPATLMLFKALSLMKDDYELIIKLHPADLSFEFYEKVVEKFQIKNCKMIKDGDLYELIKWSDLVISVHSTVVVEAALMNKPSICILLPKYNDNGGFVKDGVSFGVKDENELLEYMVKINKEEMPLNKDIQNYIHENFYKLDGKVTERIINVIEN
- a CDS encoding CDP-glycerol glycerophosphotransferase family protein — translated: MVKLIYTAQKKELIIDGKSIELFEYIGNIKVEEEAFKYLTYLENQKVNGLKLEDMYLYDNIPLYIFNRPTIYRKLNGLVFCIIIIKKTQDKINEELTVKTDDDFMEKVCLEIFNLKCEKVYTEKNVEAVSKVKLFRRLTRGIKNYCRFIFKYAILKKKNDKSTFLVISHALDLNLVKGNSMGYCDTQLGMVIEELKANYNILNFQLLNNKYVIDKTLNCNEDFVPFELLVFYKKLKARKFVDNNLLVDNLSYLEKLDFHFHELDLKSILLDFVMKDLRKSYISYLHEFLVAEKLINKFKIKKCLIAGEGDRGRCFIAAGNKLNVDTYAIQHGIINETSSPYIINSNYKAVLVAKNTFVWGEKYKELLIGHTNIYKKENINVVGQVRTDHLVQNGYLKSSKRSGPLKIFYATQHFRDLLEPATLMLFKALTLMKEDYELIIKLHPGDLCFEFYEDMVEKFHIKNCKVMKDGDLYELIKWSDLIISVHSTVVVEAALMNKPSICILLPKYNDAGGFVKDGLSFGVKDENELLAYMVKINLEHITLNLNIQNYIQENFYMVDGKVTKRIVDIIEN
- a CDS encoding O-antigen ligase family protein, producing the protein MEFIEELKGYFNYLKKNMYIILGLYVVIELGLFIKIGTSNILMFLSSIFVTLFVICSLILMFKDFITASKIYAISMPIIPMVFYIMHRLNMDQIGQVLYIVYFAIYLIPMIRGYKRGEFDFSRLTIKYKKISVIYVILLILAVMSSVRSIHVLEAFKLVILSMVTVMTYSIGMLCYKKNNKEFYKDILFYLCVGVTLSSIPDIIVTIYNLIFRHNNQHLYGVLGSNFMLGYTLIVIPFILLYALNKDLSGKYNKIYKLLLLIQVINFCGQKSRGFLFALAICFFVCIIIDRKNWKKYILISIVLFSCMTFNVMHRWDMEDLTAGINLTAPGGIASGNAKLWNRLINETKNRRPIWALALGMINDHTYLGVGPGHFKYYYLQYGGNPKRMYIDAHNIVLDLVTEFGIVFSFTFILAWIGGLLKSVVDIFKNKKKDFKEFKWPAIIGTLCLFIYGNITGQSFISSANPLSVVPAFVFTVVMILMIYPEGKSTN
- a CDS encoding polysaccharide deacetylase family protein; amino-acid sequence: MKKIAFIYSNEGFKNQIEYVVNTIFQDYDIEVFVISSRDFKYLKQEFDLIISYGNTGTTDDEHVVLLEGPLFSQDYLTLKSIPTDVLFYEGLPVFFNNKGENYFKKKIKDQIIINIDIIQMSFFFLTCYEEYIIDEYDKYGRFNIEKSILYKNELLNRPVVNESIQWFVDTLNICYNLNIKKKNLWVDKKFQVLLSHDVDVVSKYFSFRREVRLQLSVLLIDKRPLDVVKRIKGYVATNLFKIQEDPCDTFDMILKMEKDKGYNSSFYFMTNGKGYSPRNKKVKEIIKEVVQGNSEIGFHPGLGTASDESLFNKELSIFKKEFNKTDKIGIRQHYLSFNAQKTWAIQEKNGINYDTTLCFPDKAGFKVGYCLPYKPYDLANDRIMDIWEIPLIVMDGSLMQYMHLDFEESIKYIKELIQKVEIHNGIFVLLWHNSAISKEYNIHSRDIFQWFYDYIKTCNCDVTSGENIILKYEKSILEDENGIY
- a CDS encoding glycosyltransferase — protein: MDKICFLADAHSIHTRKWVKYFSNIYKEIHIISMREADYAYESNVYVHVLRSSSTNKLGYFLLIKDVKKLVKYINPDILHSHYATSYGLYGRMCNFHPFVISVWGSDVYEFPKKNKAKELLLKYILKGADKVCSTSHNMADETKKYYKKEIIITPFGVDIDKFKCNIPILNSNNITIGVIKGLEKIYGLNYLIEGFALLLRKYRGTKELRLLIVGDGTQRMKLETLVNKLDINSNVTFAGQIDNEKVPEYINMMDIVCLPSLSESFGVSAVEACACGRPIIATEVGGLKEIIINNYNGFVIKQKNSEDIELKLMKIIENEEQMKEFSKNARKLVLEKYNWCENAKIMNDTYKTLENVNK